One genomic window of Medicago truncatula cultivar Jemalong A17 chromosome 1, MtrunA17r5.0-ANR, whole genome shotgun sequence includes the following:
- the LOC25483667 gene encoding F-box/kelch-repeat protein At3g23880, which translates to MTHILFDLVTEILCRLPAKFLVQFGCVCKSWNSLISKDLEFAKKYLRMSTTKRKHLVTCTWIRSKDEFSMMSYPLDSLQLHSIFTSEPTLLEYYSPIPPDSYKTVVASCDGLLCMSINNRHAVLYNPSIRKLKKLPSLDIPPHIFGYTTFAFGYDPFIDNYKVVSAFSHYCESDGTWVFKTHVNVYTLGIPSWRRIQDFPSMTPNGKSGIIVSGTVNWFASSNVPGNLSRAIVSLDLGKECYQEISEPNYDGMPVYFTLGMIRDCLCICSHSNSFNDVWLMKEYGSKESWIKLIHLPYFGDHGYYVYRPKIVCISEDDNHVLLFQDDVPKWNWVVYDSKNDTIIRLKTQNDLCRVESKVYVESLISP; encoded by the coding sequence ATGACTCATATTCTGTTTGATCTCGTGACTGAAATTCTATGTAGACTCCCTGCCAAGTTCCTCGTGCAATTCGGATGCGTCTGCAAGTCATGGAATTCTctgatctcaaaagatctcgaATTCGCCAAAAAATACCTTCGCATGTCAACAACCAAACGCAAACACCTTGTCACATGCACATGGATCCGATCTAAAGATGAGTTTAGTATGATGTCTTATCCACTCGATTCTCTTCAACTTCACTCTATTTTCACCTCTGAACCCACACTCCTTGAATATTATTCTCCCATTCCTCCAGACTCTTATAAAACCGTTGTTGCTTCTTGTGACGGTCTCCTTTGTATGTCTATTAACAACCGTCATGCAGTTCTCTATAACCCTTCcattagaaaattaaagaagTTACCCTCTTTAGATATTCCACCACATATATTTGGTTACACAACATTTGCATTTGGCTACGATCCTTTCATTGATAACTACAAGGTTGTTTCTGCCTTTAGCCATTACTGTGAATCTGATGGCACATGGGTTTTCAAAACTCATGTGAACGTATATACTTTGGGAATTCCTTCATGGAGAAGGATTCAGGATTTCCCTTCTATGACCCCCAATGGTAAATCCGGAATAATCGTCAGCGGCACAGTAAATTGGTTTGCATCTTCTAATGTGCCTGGTAATTTATCGCGTGCCATTGTTTCTCTTGATTTGGGGAAAGAGTGTTACCAAGAGATTTCAGAACCTAACTATGATGGAATGCCGGTTTATTTTACCTTGGGTATGATAAGAGATTGTTTGTGCATATGTTCTCATTCTAACTCTTTCAATGATGTTTGGCTTATGAAAGAATATGGAAGTAAAGAGTCATGGATTAAATTGATCCATCTTCCTTACTTTGGTGATCATGGCTACTATGTTTACCGTCCGAAGATAGTATGCATTTCAGAGGACGACAACCATGTGTTGCTCTTTCAAGATGATGTTCCAAAATGGAACTGGGTCGTTTATGATTCCAAAAATGATACTATAATAAGATTGAAGACTCAGAATGATTTGTGTCGGGTAGAGTCAAAAGTCTACGTTGAAAGTTTGATATCACCTTGA